In one Lysobacter alkalisoli genomic region, the following are encoded:
- a CDS encoding DUF1801 domain-containing protein, with amino-acid sequence MHPDTRKYNEAQAPDDRAICQLLAEQIDRNLTEAENKIWHAHPVWFLDGNPVVGYSKLKHCVRLLFWSGQSFEEEGLEKEGSFKAAEARYTAVDQVDTGKLQRWLAESRDIQWDYKNLSRRKGRLERLK; translated from the coding sequence ATGCACCCGGACACCCGGAAATACAATGAGGCCCAGGCGCCAGACGATCGGGCCATATGCCAGCTTCTGGCAGAGCAGATCGACCGCAACCTGACGGAAGCGGAGAACAAGATATGGCACGCCCATCCCGTATGGTTTCTCGATGGCAACCCCGTGGTCGGGTACAGCAAACTGAAGCACTGCGTGCGCCTGCTCTTCTGGAGCGGCCAGTCCTTCGAGGAGGAGGGGCTGGAAAAGGAAGGCAGCTTCAAGGCGGCTGAAGCGCGATACACCGCCGTCGACCAGGTCGACACCGGAAAGCTGCAGCGCTGGCTGGCCGAATCCCGCGACATCCAGTGGGATTACAAGAACCTGAGCCGCCGCAAAGGCCGGCTGGAGCGGTTGAAATAA
- the msrA gene encoding peptide-methionine (S)-S-oxide reductase MsrA — MLNIGAFKQRLPAPGDALPGRDTPMPLHNAHHVHGRPLRDAFEGLARIQFGMGCFWGAERMFWSIPGVFTTAVGYAGGYTPNPTYREVCSGLTGHAEMVLVVYDPAAIGVDALLKAFWEGHDPTQGMRQGNDVGTQYRSAIYCEDEAQYSAATSSRDAYQARLDAVGLGIISTEIAYPAPPFFYAEDDHQQYLSKNPGGYCGLGGTGISCPVGTGA, encoded by the coding sequence ATGCTCAACATCGGTGCTTTCAAGCAACGCCTTCCCGCTCCCGGCGATGCACTGCCGGGGCGCGATACCCCCATGCCCCTGCACAACGCCCATCACGTGCACGGCCGCCCGCTGCGCGACGCATTCGAAGGTCTTGCGCGGATCCAGTTCGGCATGGGTTGCTTCTGGGGCGCGGAACGCATGTTCTGGTCGATCCCGGGCGTGTTCACCACTGCGGTCGGCTACGCCGGCGGCTACACCCCCAACCCGACCTACCGCGAGGTCTGCAGTGGCCTGACCGGCCATGCCGAGATGGTGCTGGTGGTGTACGACCCGGCTGCGATCGGCGTCGACGCCCTGCTCAAGGCGTTCTGGGAAGGCCACGACCCGACCCAGGGCATGCGCCAGGGCAACGACGTCGGCACCCAGTACCGCTCGGCCATCTACTGCGAAGACGAGGCCCAGTACAGCGCCGCGACTTCCAGCCGCGATGCCTACCAGGCCCGTCTCGATGCCGTCGGCCTCGGCATCATCAGCACTGAAATCGCGTACCCCGCGCCGCCGTTCTTTTACGCCGAGGACGACCACCAGCAGTACCTGTCGAAGAACCCCGGTGGTTACTGCGGTCTGGGCGGCACCGGCATCAGCTGCCCGGTCGGGACCGGCGCCTGA
- a CDS encoding adenine phosphoribosyltransferase, with translation MRGLQVERLRERVHAVPDFPSPGILFRDITPLLADAGAFGLCIDALAAPWQGAGVEAVCGIESRGFIFGAALAQRLGVGFVPLRKPGKLPPPLVEVEYQLEYGHDRLQAREGALVDGARTLIVDDVLATGGTLTAAHELVTRLGARTVGAGVVIELDALGGRARWPEDIPLHALLHY, from the coding sequence ATGCGCGGGCTCCAGGTCGAACGGTTGCGCGAGCGGGTCCATGCCGTCCCCGACTTCCCGTCGCCCGGGATCCTGTTTCGCGACATCACCCCGCTGCTGGCCGATGCCGGCGCGTTCGGCCTGTGCATCGACGCGCTGGCCGCGCCCTGGCAGGGCGCCGGGGTAGAGGCGGTGTGCGGGATCGAGTCGCGCGGTTTCATCTTCGGTGCTGCGCTGGCGCAGCGGCTGGGCGTGGGTTTCGTGCCGCTGCGCAAGCCCGGCAAGCTGCCGCCGCCGCTGGTCGAGGTCGAGTACCAGCTCGAATACGGCCACGATCGCCTGCAGGCCCGCGAGGGCGCACTGGTGGACGGCGCCCGCACCCTGATCGTCGACGACGTGCTTGCCACCGGCGGTACCCTGACCGCCGCGCACGAACTGGTGACCCGGCTCGGTGCGCGGACGGTCGGTGCCGGCGTGGTGATCGAACTCGATGCCCTCGGCGGCCGCGCGCGCTGGCCGGAGGACATCCCGCTGCACGCCCTGCTGCACTATTGA
- a CDS encoding putative signal transducing protein encodes MKVVYEAASLIDAYLVKHALEDAGLPVFLRGENLVGGMGELPLFGVVAVCVPDSVWPEASEVVAGLPLSEPPVAATDDDDTADGNDWVPA; translated from the coding sequence ATGAAGGTCGTCTACGAGGCCGCCAGCCTGATCGACGCCTACCTTGTAAAGCACGCACTGGAAGACGCCGGCCTGCCGGTGTTCCTGCGTGGCGAGAACCTGGTCGGTGGCATGGGCGAATTGCCATTGTTCGGCGTGGTCGCGGTCTGCGTGCCCGACAGCGTCTGGCCCGAGGCCAGCGAGGTGGTGGCGGGGCTGCCGCTGTCCGAGCCGCCGGTCGCCGCGACCGACGATGACGACACCGCCGACGGCAACGATTGGGTGCCGGCATGA
- a CDS encoding glutamine--tRNA ligase/YqeY domain fusion protein, translating to MSATPEKPVPSAETQGATTEKKDFIRQIVRDDLTSGKHTAIRTRFPPEPNGYLHLGHAKAICLDFGIAQEFGGVCNLRFDDTNPVKEDPEYVRAIQEDVRWLGFDWHELRHSSDYFEVYCLAAEKLIAQGDAFVCDLAADQVREYRGTLTEPGRNSPYRDRSVEENLDLFRRMRAGEFPDGARTLRAKIDMASGNMNLRDPALYRIKHVPHPIAGAGWCIYPMYDFAHSLGDAIEGITHSLCTLEFEDHRPLYDWCVDKVDLVNHPELLAPLTGKGLPFEAAKPRQIEFSRANINFTVMSKRKLMTLVQDGLVDGWDDPRMPTLQGIRRRGYTPASLRLFVERLGISKQNSVIDYSVLEGCLREDLDATAPRRMAVVEPLKLTLTNLPDGHAESLTFPNHPKDESFGERQVPFSNVLWIERDDFAEVPPKGFKRLIPGGEVRLRGAGIVRCDEVVKNDAGEIIELRGTLDPESRPGMEGANRKIKGTIHWVSAAHSVEAEVRLYDRLFDVADPDDDTDGKTYRDHLNPGSRRVVTGHVEPSAAGAAPEQAFQFERLGYFVADRYDHAADKPVFNRAVTLRDTWATKG from the coding sequence ATGTCCGCAACGCCCGAAAAGCCCGTCCCGTCCGCTGAAACCCAGGGCGCGACGACCGAAAAGAAGGATTTCATCCGCCAGATCGTCCGCGACGACCTGACCAGCGGCAAGCACACGGCGATCAGGACCCGCTTCCCGCCCGAGCCGAACGGCTACCTGCACCTCGGCCATGCCAAGGCGATCTGCCTGGATTTCGGCATCGCGCAGGAATTTGGCGGCGTCTGCAACCTGCGCTTCGACGACACCAACCCGGTGAAGGAGGATCCCGAGTACGTGCGCGCGATCCAGGAGGACGTGCGCTGGCTGGGCTTCGACTGGCATGAGTTGCGCCACTCGTCCGACTACTTCGAGGTCTACTGCCTCGCCGCCGAGAAGCTGATCGCGCAGGGCGACGCGTTCGTCTGCGACCTCGCGGCCGATCAGGTGCGCGAGTACCGGGGCACCCTGACCGAGCCGGGCCGCAACTCGCCGTACCGCGACCGCAGTGTCGAAGAGAACCTCGACCTGTTCCGGCGCATGCGCGCGGGCGAGTTTCCCGATGGCGCGCGCACGCTGCGGGCCAAGATCGACATGGCCAGCGGCAACATGAACCTGCGCGATCCGGCGCTGTACCGGATCAAGCACGTGCCGCACCCGATCGCCGGTGCAGGCTGGTGCATCTATCCGATGTACGACTTCGCGCATTCGCTCGGCGACGCGATCGAGGGCATCACCCATTCGCTGTGCACGCTGGAGTTCGAGGACCATCGCCCGCTGTACGACTGGTGCGTGGACAAAGTCGATCTCGTCAATCACCCGGAACTGCTCGCGCCTCTGACCGGCAAGGGCCTGCCATTCGAGGCCGCAAAGCCGCGCCAGATCGAGTTCTCGCGCGCGAACATCAACTTCACCGTGATGAGCAAACGCAAGCTGATGACGCTGGTGCAGGATGGCCTGGTCGATGGCTGGGACGACCCGCGCATGCCGACCCTGCAGGGCATCCGCCGTCGCGGCTACACGCCGGCCTCGCTGCGCCTGTTCGTCGAGCGCCTGGGCATCAGCAAGCAGAACTCGGTGATCGACTACTCGGTGCTCGAAGGCTGCCTGCGCGAAGACCTGGACGCGACCGCGCCGCGCCGCATGGCGGTGGTCGAACCGCTGAAGCTCACCCTCACCAACCTGCCCGACGGCCACGCCGAATCGCTCACTTTCCCGAACCATCCGAAGGACGAGTCGTTCGGCGAGCGCCAGGTGCCGTTCTCGAACGTGTTGTGGATCGAACGCGATGACTTCGCCGAAGTACCGCCGAAGGGCTTCAAGCGCCTCATTCCCGGTGGCGAGGTGCGTCTGCGCGGCGCCGGTATCGTGCGCTGCGACGAAGTGGTGAAGAACGACGCCGGCGAGATCATCGAACTGCGCGGCACCCTCGACCCCGAATCGCGTCCCGGCATGGAAGGCGCCAATCGCAAGATCAAGGGCACCATCCACTGGGTCAGCGCCGCGCACTCGGTCGAGGCGGAAGTGCGCCTGTACGACCGTCTGTTCGATGTCGCCGATCCGGACGACGATACTGACGGCAAGACCTACCGCGATCACCTGAACCCGGGCTCGCGCCGCGTCGTCACCGGTCATGTGGAGCCGTCCGCGGCCGGAGCCGCTCCGGAACAGGCCTTCCAGTTCGAGCGCCTCGGTTATTTCGTCGCCGACCGCTACGATCACGCGGCGGACAAGCCGGTGTTCAACCGCGCTGTGACGTTACGCGATACCTGGGCGACAAAAGGCTGA
- a CDS encoding nucleoside deaminase yields the protein MLYAQVHLTLPAWVHEVADAARAYPDDGDKVALAIELSRRNVEADSGGPFGAAVFGPDDRIIAIGVNRVVPQSCSVAHAENMAYMLAQQRTQRPRLNRDADDNPVGPITLATSSQPCCQCYGATVWAGIDRLLIGARSEDVESLTEFDEGPLPADWVGELNKRGIEVVRDINRDAAREVLRMYGESDGARY from the coding sequence ATGCTCTACGCCCAGGTCCACCTGACCCTGCCCGCATGGGTGCACGAAGTGGCCGATGCCGCGCGCGCCTACCCGGACGACGGCGACAAGGTCGCGCTGGCGATCGAACTGTCGCGCCGCAATGTCGAAGCCGACAGCGGCGGCCCGTTCGGCGCCGCCGTGTTCGGCCCGGACGACCGCATCATCGCGATCGGTGTGAACCGCGTCGTGCCGCAGAGCTGCTCGGTGGCGCACGCCGAGAACATGGCCTACATGCTGGCCCAGCAGCGCACCCAACGCCCGCGCCTGAACCGCGATGCCGACGACAACCCGGTCGGCCCGATCACCCTCGCCACGTCGTCACAGCCGTGCTGCCAGTGCTACGGTGCGACGGTATGGGCCGGCATCGACCGGTTGCTGATCGGCGCCCGCAGCGAGGACGTGGAAAGCCTGACCGAGTTCGACGAGGGTCCGCTGCCGGCGGACTGGGTCGGCGAATTGAACAAGCGCGGGATCGAAGTCGTGCGCGACATCAATCGCGACGCCGCACGCGAAGTGCTGCGCATGTATGGCGAGTCCGACGGCGCACGCTATTGA
- the rlmM gene encoding 23S rRNA (cytidine(2498)-2'-O)-methyltransferase RlmM, translating into MPDALFCHCRAGFEPELAAELTERAASLGHAGYARTERGSGFVEFICDEATQLARQLPFASLIFARQKLLRLAELRGFDPKDRIGPILAVLDTAVRRRDSEPFGDLWVEHPDSDDARPLSGLARSFGNALRPALRKAGWLTAREDARLPRLHVVFLAGDHLVLGRSHPGDSAPWPQGIARLRMHPQAPSRSALKLEEALLTLLDEDERSELLREGLTGADLGAAPGGWTWVMLHHGLHMTAVDNGPLRAHLFDDGRLEHLRADGFRWQPEGTLDWMVCDMVEQPRRVAERMASWLREGWCRQTIFNLKLPMKKRWDETRLCLDLFAKQVGGPVDIRARQLYHDREEITVFARRK; encoded by the coding sequence ATGCCTGACGCCCTGTTCTGCCATTGCCGTGCCGGCTTCGAGCCGGAGCTTGCCGCCGAACTGACCGAGCGCGCCGCATCGCTCGGCCATGCCGGCTATGCGCGTACCGAGCGCGGCAGCGGCTTCGTCGAGTTCATCTGCGACGAAGCAACACAACTGGCGCGACAGCTGCCATTTGCCTCGCTGATCTTCGCCCGGCAGAAACTGTTGCGGCTGGCCGAGTTGCGCGGATTCGATCCGAAGGACCGCATCGGTCCGATCCTGGCGGTGCTCGATACCGCAGTACGGCGGCGCGACAGTGAGCCATTCGGCGACCTGTGGGTCGAACACCCGGACTCGGACGATGCGCGGCCGCTGTCCGGCCTCGCCCGCAGCTTCGGCAACGCGCTGCGGCCGGCCCTGCGCAAGGCCGGCTGGCTGACCGCGCGCGAAGATGCCCGCCTGCCGAGGCTGCATGTCGTGTTCCTGGCCGGCGACCACCTCGTGCTCGGCCGCAGCCACCCCGGCGACAGCGCGCCGTGGCCGCAGGGCATCGCGCGCCTGCGCATGCACCCGCAGGCGCCGAGCCGTTCGGCATTGAAGCTGGAAGAAGCGCTGCTCACCCTGCTCGACGAAGACGAGCGCAGCGAACTGCTGCGCGAAGGGCTGACCGGCGCCGACCTCGGCGCCGCGCCGGGCGGCTGGACCTGGGTGATGCTGCACCACGGCCTGCACATGACCGCGGTCGACAACGGCCCGCTGCGCGCACATCTGTTCGACGACGGCCGGCTCGAACACCTGCGCGCCGACGGCTTCCGCTGGCAACCGGAGGGCACGCTGGACTGGATGGTCTGCGACATGGTCGAGCAGCCGCGCCGCGTCGCCGAACGCATGGCAAGCTGGCTGCGCGAAGGATGGTGCCGGCAGACGATCTTCAACCTGAAACTGCCGATGAAGAAGCGCTGGGACGAAACCCGGCTGTGCCTGGATCTGTTCGCCAAGCAGGTCGGCGGGCCCGTGGACATCCGCGCGAGGCAGCTCTACCACGACCGCGAGGAAATCACGGTGTTCGCGCGACGGAAATGA
- a CDS encoding FAD-dependent oxidoreductase, with product MSRRDLYDIAVVGAGVVGAAAALAFARDGLRVALVEARTPSPWRVDAPDLRVYAFAPDNAALLDGLGVWAGVRAARLQPYRAMRVWDAAGGDPLVFEADAFARRELGWIVEHGLLVDRLWSALPAAGVDLHCPDRVVALDQTDDASASLQLESGLRLHARLVLAADGGDSQLRAMAGIDTTTRDHGQSGLVAFIDHEQPHRETCWQRFLPTGPLAFLPFREGDAVGVDAADEGARRSSIVWTLPEAEALRLRDCDEAAFLCELDRAFDGPLGAMRAVSRRVAFPLKRQLAETVVAGRVALVGDAAHVVHPLAGQGVNLGLRDVAALRAMVADAMKRGGDIASPSRLARWARTRKSENSVAAHAFDGLNQLFSNDAMLPTLLRGPLMGLVGKIPPLTHAFWRRAAGL from the coding sequence ATGAGTCGGCGCGATCTCTACGACATCGCCGTGGTCGGCGCCGGCGTGGTCGGCGCCGCGGCGGCGCTGGCCTTCGCCCGCGACGGCCTGCGCGTGGCGCTGGTCGAGGCGCGCACGCCGTCGCCCTGGCGCGTGGACGCGCCGGACCTGCGCGTCTACGCCTTCGCACCCGACAATGCCGCCCTGCTCGACGGTCTAGGTGTCTGGGCCGGGGTGCGCGCCGCGCGTCTGCAGCCCTACCGCGCGATGCGGGTCTGGGACGCGGCCGGAGGCGACCCGCTGGTGTTCGAGGCCGATGCCTTCGCCCGCCGGGAGCTGGGCTGGATCGTCGAACATGGTCTGCTGGTCGACCGGCTGTGGTCGGCGTTGCCGGCGGCCGGGGTCGACCTGCATTGTCCGGACCGGGTCGTCGCACTCGATCAGACCGATGACGCATCGGCCAGCTTGCAGCTCGAATCCGGCCTGCGCCTGCATGCCCGGCTGGTGCTGGCGGCCGACGGCGGCGACTCGCAACTGCGTGCCATGGCGGGCATCGATACCACCACCCGCGATCATGGCCAGAGCGGCCTGGTCGCTTTCATCGACCACGAACAACCACATCGCGAAACCTGCTGGCAGCGCTTCCTGCCGACCGGGCCGCTGGCATTCCTGCCCTTCCGTGAAGGCGATGCGGTTGGAGTGGATGCTGCCGACGAGGGTGCGCGCCGCAGCTCGATCGTCTGGACCCTGCCCGAGGCCGAGGCCCTGCGCCTGCGCGACTGCGACGAGGCGGCGTTCCTTTGCGAGCTCGATCGCGCCTTCGACGGCCCGCTCGGAGCGATGCGGGCGGTGTCGAGGCGGGTCGCGTTCCCGCTCAAGCGGCAGCTGGCCGAGACCGTGGTCGCCGGACGCGTGGCGCTGGTGGGCGATGCCGCCCATGTCGTCCATCCGTTGGCCGGGCAGGGCGTCAATCTCGGCCTGCGCGATGTGGCTGCGTTGCGTGCGATGGTGGCCGATGCAATGAAGCGCGGTGGCGACATCGCTTCGCCATCGCGCCTCGCGCGTTGGGCGCGCACGCGCAAGAGCGAGAACTCAGTTGCCGCCCATGCCTTCGACGGCCTCAACCAGCTATTCTCCAACGACGCCATGCTGCCGACCCTGTTGCGCGGCCCGCTGATGGGGCTGGTCGGCAAGATTCCGCCGCTGACGCACGCGTTCTGGAGGCGCGCGGCGGGGCTTTGA
- the ubiH gene encoding 2-octaprenyl-6-methoxyphenyl hydroxylase: protein MPVDPDPANTPPCHDVLIVGGGLVGASLAIALDRLGLDVGLIEAAPPGSLPAVFDERNLSFAEATVNALTALGVMQKLHAPTGAIRRIHISRCGDFGRAVLEAHDHGREAFGQVVIARDFGDALEARLAELPKLMRYRPVRFVGLESGLADAASINGYRAVRVSDDAGERVLHTRLLVAADGTRSQVRDALGIESDSHDYGQTLFVSRLRTERAPDGTAYERLGEHGPTALLPRGDRHFGLVHGVASSEAEAVAALDEPDFLQRVQEVFGWRVGRFLSCGRPSTYPAIRTVARRLTAPRAVLVGNAAQTVHPVGAQGFNLGLRDALTLAELIEAARTTDPAADCGAAELLAAHVERRQVDREQTLAFSHGLARLTANDLPWLGPLRSLGLFALDRLPSAQAAIVGGALGYRGHVPTLCRAGAERSMT from the coding sequence ATGCCTGTCGACCCAGACCCTGCCAATACTCCGCCCTGCCACGACGTTCTGATCGTCGGTGGCGGCCTGGTCGGTGCCAGCCTTGCCATCGCACTGGATCGCCTCGGCCTCGATGTCGGCCTGATCGAGGCGGCCCCGCCCGGTTCGCTGCCGGCCGTGTTCGACGAGCGCAACCTCAGCTTCGCCGAGGCCACCGTCAACGCACTGACCGCGCTCGGGGTTATGCAGAAACTGCATGCGCCGACCGGGGCCATCCGCCGCATCCACATCAGCCGCTGCGGCGACTTTGGTCGTGCCGTGCTTGAGGCCCACGATCATGGCCGCGAGGCCTTTGGCCAGGTGGTGATCGCGCGCGACTTTGGCGATGCGCTGGAAGCGCGACTGGCCGAACTGCCCAAGCTGATGCGCTACCGGCCGGTGCGTTTCGTCGGGCTCGAGTCCGGCCTGGCCGATGCCGCTTCGATCAACGGATATCGCGCCGTGCGTGTGTCCGACGATGCCGGCGAGCGCGTCCTGCACACCCGCCTGCTGGTGGCCGCCGACGGCACCCGCAGCCAGGTGCGCGATGCGCTGGGTATCGAAAGCGACTCGCACGACTACGGCCAGACCCTGTTCGTGTCGCGCCTGCGCACCGAGCGCGCACCCGATGGCACCGCCTACGAGCGTCTGGGCGAGCACGGTCCGACCGCGCTGCTGCCGCGCGGCGACCGTCATTTCGGCCTGGTGCACGGCGTTGCCAGCAGCGAGGCCGAAGCCGTGGCCGCACTCGACGAGCCTGATTTCCTGCAGCGCGTGCAGGAGGTGTTCGGTTGGCGTGTCGGCCGTTTCCTGTCCTGTGGCCGGCCCAGCACCTACCCGGCCATCCGTACCGTTGCCCGGCGCCTGACCGCCCCGCGTGCGGTGCTGGTCGGCAATGCCGCGCAGACCGTGCATCCGGTCGGTGCGCAGGGTTTCAACCTCGGCCTGCGCGATGCGCTGACCCTGGCCGAATTGATCGAGGCCGCTCGTACCACCGATCCGGCCGCCGATTGCGGTGCGGCGGAACTGCTGGCCGCGCATGTCGAACGGCGTCAGGTCGACCGCGAGCAGACCCTCGCCTTTTCCCATGGCCTGGCCCGGCTGACCGCCAACGACTTGCCGTGGCTGGGGCCGCTGCGCAGCCTCGGCCTGTTCGCGCTGGATCGCCTGCCGTCGGCGCAGGCGGCCATCGTCGGCGGCGCGCTTGGCTATCGCGGCCACGTGCCGACGCTGTGTCGTGCCGGTGCCGAAAGGAGCATGACATGA
- a CDS encoding DUF6580 family putative transport protein, whose protein sequence is MKPAAAVPSAPAQPPTGTFAAGPLVLAGLILVAALSRLLPHPPNFSPVAAIALFGGAYFASRNRALIVPLVAMLISDLALATMYGGIYASWFSGFGVWLGYGCVALTTVFGFGLRGRVGGARVLGYGLAASVLFFMVTNFGAWLADPMYPKTIGGLGMAYTAGIPFFQWTVLGTLFYSALLFGGFALLRSRLPALRAQTV, encoded by the coding sequence ATGAAGCCCGCCGCCGCCGTCCCGTCCGCCCCCGCACAGCCGCCCACCGGTACTTTCGCAGCCGGTCCGCTGGTGCTTGCCGGCCTGATCCTGGTCGCCGCGCTGAGCCGCCTGCTGCCGCACCCGCCGAACTTCTCGCCGGTGGCCGCGATTGCCTTGTTCGGCGGCGCCTACTTCGCCTCACGCAACCGGGCCTTGATCGTCCCGCTGGTGGCGATGCTGATTTCCGACCTGGCACTGGCGACGATGTACGGCGGTATCTATGCGAGCTGGTTCAGCGGCTTCGGCGTCTGGCTGGGCTACGGCTGCGTGGCCCTGACCACCGTCTTCGGTTTCGGCCTGCGCGGCCGGGTCGGCGGCGCCCGTGTGCTCGGCTACGGGCTGGCCGCTTCGGTACTGTTCTTCATGGTCACCAATTTTGGCGCCTGGCTGGCCGATCCGATGTACCCGAAGACCATCGGTGGCCTCGGCATGGCCTACACCGCCGGCATTCCGTTCTTCCAGTGGACCGTGCTCGGCACCCTGTTCTACTCGGCGCTGCTGTTCGGCGGTTTCGCCCTGCTCCGCAGCCGCCTGCCCGCACTGCGCGCGCAAACGGTTTGA
- a CDS encoding cob(I)yrinic acid a,c-diamide adenosyltransferase, which yields MGNRLSKIYTRTGDDGSTGLGDGSRTGKDSARVAAYGTVDEANSCIGLVLACAAPDSAIPDEVRDLLVAVQHQMFDLGGELCIPGHAAISGEDVERLEVHLDRFNEDLPPLKDFILPGGGEAAARCHVARTVVRRAEREAVALARVEDVRPEAIRYLNRLSDLLFVLARVLARAGGHGEVLWDHERRKA from the coding sequence ATGGGCAACCGCCTCTCCAAGATCTACACCCGCACCGGCGACGACGGCAGCACCGGCCTCGGCGATGGCAGCCGTACCGGCAAGGACTCGGCGCGGGTCGCGGCCTACGGCACCGTCGACGAAGCAAACTCCTGCATCGGCCTGGTGCTGGCCTGCGCGGCTCCCGACAGCGCGATCCCCGACGAAGTACGCGACCTGCTGGTCGCGGTCCAGCACCAGATGTTCGATCTCGGTGGCGAGCTGTGCATTCCCGGGCACGCCGCGATCTCCGGCGAGGACGTGGAACGGCTGGAGGTTCACCTCGACCGTTTCAACGAAGACCTGCCGCCGCTGAAGGACTTCATCCTGCCCGGTGGCGGCGAGGCGGCGGCACGCTGCCATGTCGCCCGCACCGTGGTCCGTCGCGCCGAGCGCGAGGCGGTGGCGCTGGCCCGTGTCGAGGACGTGCGTCCAGAGGCGATCCGCTACCTGAATCGGCTGTCCGACCTGCTGTTCGTGCTGGCGCGGGTGCTGGCGCGGGCCGGCGGACATGGCGAAGTTCTCTGGGACCACGAACGGCGCAAGGCCTGA